The proteins below are encoded in one region of Lytechinus pictus isolate F3 Inbred chromosome 11, Lp3.0, whole genome shotgun sequence:
- the LOC129271384 gene encoding NADPH oxidase 5-like translates to MAETQGKDDEWLMKLDQQFQEIAGDDNLIDLDEFKKALRVKKSFFALIDTDKSGSITRNKLIAGLRFLFDGTQEEKINFLFRVYDVDGSGYIDFDKLKTVIRFCTTESALTLSDETLTELTQTLFDYADVDGNGQVSYEELSQQLQRYPAITANLSLSAADWLNPKKKKLKQQPARKTCCSYRTIQNHLSVIIFWVVFVIINVGLAGWGAYQGYASVKDARDPAALAIARSAGIF, encoded by the exons ATGGCAGAGAC GCAAGGGAAAGATGATGAATGGCTAATGAAATTGGATCAGCAGTTCCAAGAAATAGCAGGAGATGATAACCTCATTGATTTGGATGAATTCAAGAAAGCACTGAGAGTCAAAAAG TCGTTCTTTGCGCTTATTGACACGGACAAGTCAGGGAGTATCACTCGGAATAAACTCATAGCTGGTCTCCGGTTTCTGTTCGATGGAACTCAAGAAGAGAAAATCAACTTTCTCTTCCGGGTGTACGACGTAGACG GAAGTGGGTACATAGACTTCGACAAGCTCAAGACAGTAATACGCTTTTGCACAACTGAAAGTGCGTTGACCCTTAGCGATGAAACCTTGACTGAACTAACCCAGACACTTTTCGACTATGCCGATGTCGATGGCAATGGTCAAGTGAGCTATGAGGAGCTTTCGCAACAGCTACAGCGATACCCTGCAATTACAGCTAACCTTAGTCTCAG CGCCGCCGATTGGCTTAATCCTAAAAAGAAGAAGCTCAAACAGCAACCAGCAAGAAAGACTTGCTGCAGTTATCGCACAATCCAGAATCACCTCTCCGTCATCATCTTCTGGGTCGTCTTCGTTATCATCAATGTCGGACTAGCAGGATGGGGTGCATACCAGGGTTATGCGAGCGTCAAGGATGCAAGGGACCCAGCTGCTTTGGCCATTGCAAGAAGTGCAGGTATTTTTTAG